In Corallococcus silvisoli, one DNA window encodes the following:
- a CDS encoding RCC1 domain-containing protein, with translation MRGHKVMWGAWVAAGLLLGACGDDTVTPPSGNGDAGVTVDAGTTTDAGTTTDAGTQVSAPTVSFTSPVEGAQVEQAPVRIQAVVHAEGGLATLSAKHNAGAATDIPVTRGQTEQTVTVPVDAVAGENTVTLRAVDDGGQATEATLRFTYAPPAVDTAAPELVLTSPTEGQDLTVYQVRVTGRTTDNVGVTDLTLRLNGGAEQSAAGTLGADGTFAFVLTPGRGDNTLVLRAHDAAGNITEKQAHFRFGRWVSGGGSHSALLRDGKVYVWGNNNLGQLGVGQPGPEAGYSPSPLPLSGLPTVSAVAFGQNSSLVVGTDGTVWTWGDNKNAQLGLGVPGAGTLDTATRYAPVRVPSLTDAVTAVRGYTHVLVLAEDHTVWAFGANNVGQLGDDTTKAASDVPVKVVDLTDVIQVAAGSEHSVALRADGTVWTWGRNSSGNLGLGTQDSTAHARPAQVPGLTDVVDIAAGKDHTLALRANGTVVAWGLGANGQLGQGLSGADGNSSVPVAVLNLTQATGVFANGTVSFALRADGTVVGWGQNANGTLGTGDKVSLTSPSTPVVGLSNVTTLGVGALHAVSVRRDGSIFGWGWNFKGCVGGGPAAKESWAYSEPLQVTLP, from the coding sequence ATGCGGGGACACAAGGTGATGTGGGGTGCGTGGGTGGCGGCGGGGCTGCTGCTCGGTGCGTGCGGCGATGACACGGTGACCCCGCCGTCGGGCAACGGGGATGCGGGCGTGACCGTGGACGCGGGCACGACGACCGACGCGGGCACGACGACCGACGCGGGCACGCAGGTCTCCGCCCCCACGGTGTCGTTCACCTCGCCCGTGGAAGGCGCCCAGGTGGAGCAGGCGCCGGTGCGCATCCAGGCGGTGGTGCACGCGGAGGGCGGGCTCGCGACGCTGAGCGCGAAGCACAACGCCGGCGCGGCGACGGACATCCCCGTCACGCGCGGCCAGACGGAGCAGACCGTGACGGTGCCCGTGGACGCCGTGGCCGGTGAGAACACGGTCACGCTCCGCGCGGTGGACGACGGCGGCCAGGCCACGGAGGCGACGCTGCGCTTCACCTACGCCCCGCCCGCGGTCGACACCGCGGCACCGGAGCTGGTGCTCACCAGCCCCACCGAAGGCCAGGACCTCACCGTGTATCAGGTGCGCGTCACGGGCCGGACCACGGACAACGTCGGCGTCACGGACCTCACCTTGCGGCTCAACGGCGGCGCGGAGCAGTCCGCGGCCGGGACGCTGGGCGCGGATGGCACCTTCGCCTTCGTGCTCACGCCCGGGCGCGGCGACAACACGCTCGTGCTGCGCGCCCACGACGCGGCGGGCAACATCACCGAAAAGCAGGCCCACTTCCGCTTCGGCCGGTGGGTGAGCGGCGGCGGCTCGCACTCGGCGCTCCTCCGCGATGGGAAGGTGTACGTCTGGGGGAACAACAACCTGGGCCAGCTCGGCGTGGGTCAGCCCGGTCCGGAGGCCGGGTACTCGCCCTCGCCGCTGCCGCTGTCCGGGCTGCCCACGGTGAGCGCGGTGGCGTTCGGCCAGAACAGCTCGCTGGTGGTCGGGACGGACGGCACGGTGTGGACGTGGGGTGACAACAAGAACGCCCAGCTGGGCCTGGGCGTCCCCGGCGCCGGCACGCTGGACACGGCGACCCGCTACGCCCCGGTGCGCGTGCCGTCGCTGACGGACGCGGTGACGGCGGTCCGTGGCTACACGCACGTGCTGGTGCTCGCCGAGGACCACACGGTGTGGGCGTTCGGCGCCAACAACGTGGGGCAGCTCGGTGACGACACGACGAAGGCGGCCTCCGACGTGCCGGTGAAGGTGGTGGACCTGACGGACGTCATCCAGGTGGCCGCCGGTTCGGAGCACTCCGTGGCGCTGCGCGCGGACGGCACCGTGTGGACCTGGGGCCGCAACAGCTCCGGCAACCTGGGCCTGGGCACGCAGGACAGCACCGCGCACGCGCGGCCCGCGCAGGTGCCGGGCCTCACGGATGTGGTGGACATCGCGGCGGGCAAGGACCACACGCTCGCGCTGCGCGCCAATGGCACCGTCGTCGCCTGGGGCCTGGGCGCGAACGGCCAGCTGGGCCAGGGCCTGAGCGGCGCGGACGGCAACAGCAGCGTGCCGGTGGCGGTGCTGAACCTCACCCAGGCCACGGGCGTGTTCGCCAACGGCACCGTCAGCTTCGCCCTCCGCGCGGATGGCACCGTCGTCGGCTGGGGCCAGAACGCCAACGGCACGCTGGGCACGGGCGACAAGGTGTCGCTCACCTCTCCCTCGACGCCCGTGGTGGGGCTCTCCAACGTGACGACGCTGGGCGTGGGCGCGCTCCACGCGGTGAGCGTGCGGCGCGACGGCTCCATCTTCGGCTGGGGATGGAACTTCAAGGGCTGCGTCGGCGGTGGCCCCGCCGCCAAGGAGTCGTGGGCGTACTCCGAGCCCCTCCAGGTGACGCTGCCGTGA
- a CDS encoding RCC1 domain-containing protein: MRWTVPLLLALCACGGSSPPPGEDSVPPPPPADTEAPVVRIDAPRPGQRLVVSRLRIAGDVGDATRVQVWLDDGISRTLSVVGSTLALELSVPPGSHVVHVSATDEAGNTATQDVAFSAGPELGGGLSHTGVLRQGRFASWGANGQGQRCDTTTAERPTPSLALEDQRPVGTLSAMDTTAWISAEGSAWLCGALASSLEAGGAQAGAARRVEGVKDVVGVALGTGHVLLLDVSGQVWAFGVNARGQLGLGAEGEAVTQPTAVPDLTDVMQVVAGSEHSAALHRDGTVSVWGYNRDGVLGTGETEARVQASPERVPHLEQVEHLASGRSHLLALLADGTVRAWGTGTSGQLGHGDAGFGAGRAQPTPVLELTGITAVTAANNSSWALRRDGTAWAWGLNSTGQLGVGDTNARVKPARLATDLPLMELAAGAQHGLARTRDDAVLIWGSNLSGQLGLGEGAPKNVSTPRAVTLP, encoded by the coding sequence GTGAGGTGGACCGTCCCCCTGCTGCTGGCGCTGTGCGCGTGCGGCGGCTCCTCCCCGCCGCCCGGGGAGGACTCCGTCCCCCCACCGCCTCCCGCCGACACCGAGGCCCCCGTGGTGCGCATCGACGCACCCCGGCCGGGCCAGCGGCTGGTCGTGAGCCGCCTGCGCATCGCGGGCGACGTGGGTGACGCCACCCGGGTACAGGTGTGGCTGGATGACGGAATCTCCCGGACGTTGTCCGTGGTGGGATCCACGCTGGCCCTGGAGCTGTCCGTGCCTCCGGGCTCGCACGTGGTCCACGTGTCGGCCACGGACGAGGCGGGCAACACGGCGACCCAGGACGTGGCGTTCTCCGCGGGGCCTGAGCTGGGCGGGGGCCTGAGCCACACCGGCGTGCTGCGCCAGGGGCGCTTCGCCTCCTGGGGCGCCAACGGCCAGGGACAGCGCTGCGACACCACCACCGCCGAGCGCCCCACGCCGTCGCTCGCGCTCGAGGACCAGCGACCCGTGGGCACGCTGTCCGCCATGGACACCACGGCGTGGATCTCCGCGGAGGGCAGCGCGTGGCTGTGCGGCGCGCTGGCGTCCTCGCTCGAAGCGGGCGGAGCGCAGGCGGGCGCCGCACGCCGGGTTGAAGGCGTGAAGGACGTGGTGGGCGTGGCGCTGGGGACCGGGCACGTGCTGCTGCTGGACGTGAGCGGTCAGGTGTGGGCGTTCGGCGTCAACGCGCGAGGACAGCTGGGCCTGGGGGCGGAGGGCGAGGCGGTGACACAGCCCACCGCCGTGCCGGACCTCACCGACGTGATGCAGGTGGTCGCGGGCAGCGAGCACTCGGCGGCGCTGCACCGCGATGGGACGGTGTCCGTCTGGGGCTACAACCGGGACGGCGTGCTGGGCACGGGTGAGACGGAGGCGCGCGTGCAGGCGTCCCCCGAGCGCGTGCCCCACCTCGAGCAGGTGGAGCACCTGGCCTCCGGGCGCAGTCACCTGCTCGCGCTGCTCGCGGATGGAACCGTGCGCGCGTGGGGCACGGGGACTTCGGGACAGCTGGGCCATGGGGACGCGGGCTTCGGCGCGGGCCGTGCGCAGCCCACGCCGGTGCTGGAGCTCACCGGCATCACGGCGGTGACGGCCGCGAACAACTCCAGCTGGGCGCTGCGCCGCGACGGCACGGCCTGGGCGTGGGGCCTCAACAGCACGGGCCAGCTCGGCGTGGGTGACACCAACGCCCGGGTCAAGCCCGCGCGTCTGGCCACGGACCTACCGCTCATGGAGCTGGCGGCGGGAGCCCAGCACGGGCTCGCCCGTACACGGGACGACGCCGTGCTCATCTGGGGCAGCAACCTCAGCGGCCAACTGGGCCTGGGGGAAGGCGCACCCAAGAACGTCTCCACGCCCCGCGCCGTGACCTTGCCCTGA